The genomic window CGAGGTCCCGCATCGACGAGACGGTCTCGGCTGCTTGGGCACTCCCCTCGTCGCTCAGCCCGGCCGCTCGACCCGCTTGCTCTTCCACGCTGTCGGCCGTCGAGGCGATCTCTTCGATGGCGGCCGACAGCTGTGCGGCTTCGTCGCTGACCGACTCCAACTCGTCGGCTTGATCGACGATCGATTCGGCGTGATCGCGGAGGTCGGTCGCGAACCGGCGTTGGTCGCTCTCGACGGTCGCGGCGTCGTCGCGAACCGACGTGGCGACGTCGTCGACGCGATCCGCGAACGCGCGTATCTGGACGACCGTCTCCGAGAGGTCGTTCGTCATCTCGGTGTAGGCGCTCCCGATCGAGTCGATCGCTTCGATGCCGGTCTCCGTCGGCGCCGTGTCGTCGAGGTGACCGTCCGACACCGCCGCTATCGACTCGGCGACCGTGTCCGCGTGATCGAGTAGTTCCTCGTTGAACGCCTCGGCGTCCGCCTGTGCGTTCTCGGCCCGCGTGCGTGCCCGTTCGGAGTCGGCCATCGCCTCCCGCAACGAGTCACGCATGTCACCGAAGGCCGTCGCGAGTTCGCCGAACTCGTCCCGTCGATCCGAGCGAACGGTCACGTCGTCGAGGTTTCCGGCTCGCATATCGTTCGTGGCCGCTATCAGCCGCTTCAGTTCCAACCCGACGTTCCCGCCGACGACGATCGTCACTAACCCGAGGTTGAGCGTGAAGACGAACGCGAGCGCGACGACAGCGCCGACGCCGGACCCGGGTGTTTGTCGGACCGACGCGACACAGACGGCCGCAAACGCGAGCGTCGCGAGCGTCGCACCGATAAGCGTGGTCCCGATCCGTCTGGTATACTTTTCTGTCAGTGTGGCTGCAAGCGTCATTTGTCGACCGCGTCCACGATCGCATATATAAGTGGATCTCCCCGGAAATCAGATTCAATACGGAGGCCGTACCGAGCTCCGTTCCGGGCGTCTATTTCAGCAACTTGGATTCGAATTCTATCTCGAAGCGATCTAGTCGCTATTGATTCAATATCGAAGGAATCGGACGGAACCTGGACCAGGGATGGTCGACAGCACCGATGCCTGAGTCAAGTGGACAACTCGGGAGGGACCGACGACAGCGCCGACCGCAGTTCGGCGCTACGTCTCGGCTCCGACCAGCGCCTCAACGTCAGCGTGGGTCTCCAACAGTTCGCGCATCACTTCGACGGTTCGCGCGTCCCGAGTGCGGCCGCTGCGGATCACGTCCTCCGCGCGGTCGACGGTGGTGAGCGTGTCCGAGGGCACGGACAGCACCGGAAGGCCGGCCTCCTTCGCCTTCCCGAGCACCGAGCCGGAGGGCCGATGCCCGCCGGTAAGCACGAGACAGCGAACGCTGTTGGCCTCGACGGCCGCCGTGGCGATGTCGGAGCGGTCGCCGCCGGTGATGACCGCGGCGTCGCGTGCGCGCCTGAAGTGCCGCAGCGCCTCCTCGGCGCCCATCGCCCCGACCGTGAACCGCTGGACGAGCGCGTCGCCGTCGCCCTCGACGAGCACGTCCGCGCCGAGTTCGTCCGCCAGCGCCGACACGGTCACGCCGGCGAGCTCCGGACTGCGCGGGAGCGCCCCGAGCGTGTCGACGCCGCGGCTCGTGAGGAACGGGATCACGTCCTGGTCCACGTCGTCGTAGACGGCGTCGTCGACGCGGTTGAAGAGGACGCCCGCCAGGCGGTCGCCCACGTCGTCGACGGCCGCGAGCAGGTCGTCCACGTCGCCGGACTCCCCGTACTCGGCCACCAGCAGTACGTCGGCGTCGAGGAGCTCGGCCACCTCCGGGTCGGTGAGGTCGACGACGCCGCCGGTGCGAACGTCGCCGCCGCCCTCGACGAACATCGCGTCGGTGTCCTCGGCGAGCCCGTCGTACGCCTCCGCGATTCGCTCGCGGAGCTCGTCGGGGTCCTCGCGGCCGCGGATGGCCCCCTCGATGAACGTCGGCGAGTAGACGATCGGCTCCATTTCGTGCATCTCGGCGTCGGTGTCCAGCAGCTCTCGCGCGAGCATTGGGTCCTCGTCGAGCGTCTTGCCGACGACGCTCTGGAGGCGCGTGCCCTTCGGTTTCATGTAGCCGACCTCGCGGCCGCGCTCGGCGGCGATGCGCGCGAGCGCGAGCGTGACGGCCGTCTTGCCGGTGCTCTCGGCGGTCGATGTGACGAGTAACGGGTTCATGACTGTGACTCCAGCTCTTCGGGGTCGACGGTGAGTCGCAGGTCGACGGCCCGGACCCCGTCGGGCGTCGCGACCAGTGGGTTCACGTCCAGTTCCACGATGCTCGGGAAGTCGGCGACGAGCTGTGACACCCGCCTGACGGCGTCGACCACCGAATCGATGTCGACCGCTTCGCGCCCGCGGGCGCCGCGCAACAGGGGCGCGGCGTCGATCTCCTCGGTCATCTCGGCGGCCTCGTCGCAGCCGACCGGCGCCAGGCGGAAGGTGGTGTCCTCCATGATCTCGACGAACACGCCGCCCAGCCCGAACATGACCAGCGGGCCGAACTGCGGGTCGGTGTGGCTGCCGACGATCGTCTCGACGCCGTCGTCGAGGTCGATCAGCTCCTGGACCTGCACGCCGAGGATCGTCGCGTCGGGCTGGTAGTTGCGCGCCCGAGACACCAGGTCCTCGTATGCGTCCGCGACCTCCGCGACCGGGACGCCGACCTTCACGCCGCCGATGTCGGACTTGTGGAGGATGTCCGGCGAGACGATCTTCATCACGACCTCCTCGCCGATCCCCTCGGCGATCTGCTCGGCCTCGGCGGGGTCGTCGACGACCGCGCCCTCGGGTGTCGGGATCCCGTAGGCGTCGAATATCTCCATCGCCTCGACGCCGAGACGGTTGTCCGAGCGCTCCTCGACCGACGAGAGGATCTCGCGGACCCTGTCGCGGTCGGCGTCGATCGGCTCCGGCGCGGGGTACGAGCGCCCCCGAACCTCGCGGTACTCCGCGAGCGACTCCAGTCCCCCGACCGCGCGCGCCGGGTCGAAGTACGACGGAACCCCGCGTTCGCGCAACACGTCGCGGGCGTCGGCGAGGCGACCGCCGCCCATCAGGCAGGCGGCCATCGGGACGCCGTGCTCGTCGGCGGCGTCGGCGATCATCTCGCCCAACTCGCCGAAGTCCAGCGTTGCCGTCGGCGCGGTGATCACGACGACCGTTCCGACGTCCGGATCCCGCAGCGCGATGTCGAGCGCCTCGCGGAACCGGTCGACGCTCGCGTCGCCGATCACGTCGACCGGGTTGTACACGTTCGCCTCGTCGGGCAGCGCCTCGCCGAGGCGCTCGACCGTCCCGTCGTCGAAGCTGGCGAGCCGGAGGCGCTCGGCGTCGCCGACGGCGTCGGTCGCCATCACGCCCGGCCCGCCGGCGTTCGTCACGACGGCGACGCCGTCGGATTCGGGAACGTCGCCGCCGGCGAGCGCCCGGGCCGAATCGAACAGCTCCTGAACCGATTCCGCCCGGAGGACGCCGGCAGCATCGAGGCCGGCCTCGTACGCCCGGTCCGATCCGGCGATCGCGCCGGTGTGGCTGGAGGCCGCCTGCGCGCCGGCGTCCGTTCGCCCGGACTTGACGACCGTCACGGGCGTGTCGTCGGTCGTCTCGCGGGCGGCATCGACGAACGCGCGGCCGTCGTCGATACTCTCGAGGTAGCCGACGACCACGTCCGTGTCGGGGTCGTCGCCCCACGCGCGCACGAAGTCCGTCTCGTCGAGGACGGCCTTGTTGCCCAGCGAGACGACGTCCTTGAAGCCGACCCCCTGTTCTTTCGCCCAGTCGACGACGGCCGTGACGAACGCCCCCGACTGGCTCATGAACGAGACGGCGCCCGCCGGCGGCGCGTCGGGGCCGAACGTGGCGTTGAGCCCGCGCGGGCTCGACATCACGCCGAGGCTGTTCGGGCCGACGAGGTTCAGGTCGTACTCCTCGGCGACGGATCTGAGCTGCTGTTCGCGGTCGGCGCCCTCGGCCCCGGTCTCGCCGAAGCCGGCCGTGAGCACGACGACGTTGTCGACCCCGGACTCGCCGCACTCGCGGACCACGTCGATGACGGCGCCCGGCGGGACCGCGACGACGGCCATGTCGGCGTCGGCATCGGCGACCGATCCCACGCACGACAGGCCCAGCACCTCGTCGCGGCTCGGGTTCACCGGGACGACTTCGCCGTCGAACTCGGCGATGAGGTTCTCCGTCACCGCCCGGCCGACCGATCCCTCGCGGTCGGTCGCGCCGACGACGGCGACGCGCTCCGGGGCGAACAACCCCGTGAGCGCCGCGCCGCCGTCTGTCGTCGCGTCGTCGGCGAGTGGATCATCGCTGTCGAGCAACGCGTCGGCCGGGTCTCGGTCACCGCTCATCGCTCACCCCGCGTTGTCGTCGACCGGATCCGCCGCCGGTCCCGTTCGCGAGTCGACGGCGTCCGTGGACCGAACCTGTCGGGACTCGTCTCGTACACATCGTCACCGTCCGGGGGTTCGCGGTCGCCGCACAAGAATCTGCCCGCCGTTGTCACGCACTGACCCCCGGCGATGGACGGATAGGGCGCTCCTCGGGCCGTATTCCTCATAGACGATCACCCGTGATCCGGAGTTCGAACGTCCGTACGAGTGCGTCGTGGGATGTGGTCACGTACGGCGATGACGACGGAGATCTCAGAAATTAAATGCCAGCCCCCACGGAGCAGGTGTACGGTCGATCGCGTTACATAGGCGACCCATCCGAGCGACGCCGTCGATTTCCTCACACCCACAATGACTTCGTCCACGACCGACGAGCTCGTCGAGACGTTTCTCAGATACCAACACCTGTTCGTACTGACCGCGCCCGTGCTGTTCGTCATCGGGGTCTACACCGTGGCGCCGACGCCCGCGGACGCAGGCGCGA from Halobaculum magnesiiphilum includes these protein-coding regions:
- a CDS encoding methyl-accepting chemotaxis protein; translation: MTLAATLTEKYTRRIGTTLIGATLATLAFAAVCVASVRQTPGSGVGAVVALAFVFTLNLGLVTIVVGGNVGLELKRLIAATNDMRAGNLDDVTVRSDRRDEFGELATAFGDMRDSLREAMADSERARTRAENAQADAEAFNEELLDHADTVAESIAAVSDGHLDDTAPTETGIEAIDSIGSAYTEMTNDLSETVVQIRAFADRVDDVATSVRDDAATVESDQRRFATDLRDHAESIVDQADELESVSDEAAQLSAAIEEIASTADSVEEQAGRAAGLSDEGSAQAAETVSSMRDLDETITELAELVEALEESMTDVADSTALIEEISEQTNLLALNANIEAARSGADGDGFAVVAEEVKSLAEETRRQSDDIAAVIGRTQDDVDDVIEEMREAESKIDAGVSTATASGDTFEKLDASATDVEGSVTEVARATEDAAARTEEVTATVNDVSDHARRLADRGREIAAAAEETAETVGTMHDRAEELTDATATLRERLERFTVAADTDHVADNGHVASGPSATVATDGGDR
- a CDS encoding acetate--CoA ligase family protein, with translation MSGDRDPADALLDSDDPLADDATTDGGAALTGLFAPERVAVVGATDREGSVGRAVTENLIAEFDGEVVPVNPSRDEVLGLSCVGSVADADADMAVVAVPPGAVIDVVRECGESGVDNVVVLTAGFGETGAEGADREQQLRSVAEEYDLNLVGPNSLGVMSSPRGLNATFGPDAPPAGAVSFMSQSGAFVTAVVDWAKEQGVGFKDVVSLGNKAVLDETDFVRAWGDDPDTDVVVGYLESIDDGRAFVDAARETTDDTPVTVVKSGRTDAGAQAASSHTGAIAGSDRAYEAGLDAAGVLRAESVQELFDSARALAGGDVPESDGVAVVTNAGGPGVMATDAVGDAERLRLASFDDGTVERLGEALPDEANVYNPVDVIGDASVDRFREALDIALRDPDVGTVVVITAPTATLDFGELGEMIADAADEHGVPMAACLMGGGRLADARDVLRERGVPSYFDPARAVGGLESLAEYREVRGRSYPAPEPIDADRDRVREILSSVEERSDNRLGVEAMEIFDAYGIPTPEGAVVDDPAEAEQIAEGIGEEVVMKIVSPDILHKSDIGGVKVGVPVAEVADAYEDLVSRARNYQPDATILGVQVQELIDLDDGVETIVGSHTDPQFGPLVMFGLGGVFVEIMEDTTFRLAPVGCDEAAEMTEEIDAAPLLRGARGREAVDIDSVVDAVRRVSQLVADFPSIVELDVNPLVATPDGVRAVDLRLTVDPEELESQS
- a CDS encoding phosphotransacetylase family protein, translated to MNPLLVTSTAESTGKTAVTLALARIAAERGREVGYMKPKGTRLQSVVGKTLDEDPMLARELLDTDAEMHEMEPIVYSPTFIEGAIRGREDPDELRERIAEAYDGLAEDTDAMFVEGGGDVRTGGVVDLTDPEVAELLDADVLLVAEYGESGDVDDLLAAVDDVGDRLAGVLFNRVDDAVYDDVDQDVIPFLTSRGVDTLGALPRSPELAGVTVSALADELGADVLVEGDGDALVQRFTVGAMGAEEALRHFRRARDAAVITGGDRSDIATAAVEANSVRCLVLTGGHRPSGSVLGKAKEAGLPVLSVPSDTLTTVDRAEDVIRSGRTRDARTVEVMRELLETHADVEALVGAET